The Campylobacter sp. RM10537 genome has a segment encoding these proteins:
- the cas1 gene encoding type II CRISPR-associated endonuclease Cas1, whose protein sequence is MAYDEAFKSILITTQAKLSLEYNHLVIKQKEKEAKFFLKDINFIILESLQASLSSSLLNALAENKIILLTCDEMHNINGIFSPFLGHFISAKVAREQVAVSSQRKAILWQKIIKNKISNQAYVLKLFNHMQEYKELINLCKKVSLNDAKNVESTAASLYFKTLFGKNFYRNEICFVNSALNYGYAIIRSNIIRAVCISGLLPWQGIKHNNIYNSFNLCDDLIEVFRPLVDICVFNLKDTKESEFLDKESKQKLIQILQEELILENKSYPLNRAINFYVQNFKNALLENQELFWVNLK, encoded by the coding sequence ATGGCTTATGATGAAGCTTTTAAAAGCATTTTGATCACAACTCAAGCAAAGCTAAGCTTAGAATATAACCATCTTGTAATCAAACAAAAAGAAAAAGAGGCTAAATTTTTTCTAAAAGATATCAATTTTATCATTTTAGAATCCTTACAAGCTAGTCTTAGCTCGAGTTTGCTAAATGCCTTAGCCGAAAATAAAATTATACTCTTAACCTGTGATGAAATGCATAATATAAATGGAATTTTTTCTCCATTTTTAGGGCATTTTATAAGTGCAAAAGTAGCTAGAGAGCAAGTGGCTGTTAGCTCACAAAGAAAAGCTATTCTATGGCAAAAAATTATTAAAAATAAAATTTCAAACCAAGCTTATGTTTTAAAATTATTTAATCATATGCAAGAATACAAAGAACTTATAAATTTGTGCAAAAAAGTGAGTTTAAATGATGCTAAAAATGTAGAATCTACTGCAGCATCTTTATATTTTAAAACCTTATTTGGAAAAAATTTTTATAGAAATGAAATCTGCTTTGTTAATTCTGCTTTAAATTATGGCTATGCTATTATTAGATCAAATATTATTCGAGCTGTATGCATCAGTGGTTTATTGCCATGGCAAGGTATAAAACACAATAATATTTATAATAGCTTTAACCTTTGTGATGATTTAATAGAAGTTTTTCGCCCTTTAGTTGATATTTGTGTATTTAACTTAAAAGATACCAAGGAAAGTGAATTTTTAGATAAGGAAAGTAAGCAAAAACTCATTCAAATTTTACAAGAAGAACTTATCTTAGAAAATAAATCTTATCCCTTAA